Proteins from a single region of Desulfobacter postgatei 2ac9:
- the folD gene encoding bifunctional methylenetetrahydrofolate dehydrogenase/methenyltetrahydrofolate cyclohydrolase FolD, with translation MTAKIISGTEIRKSILAEIKADVEKMKAKHGKVPCLATILVGKDPGSVSYVTLKIKTALSVGFHEIQDDLPEDISEADLLALIEKYNNDPDIHGILVQLPLPMHIDEKKVINAINPDKDVDAFHPVNVGRLMIGGDDARFLPCTPAGIQEMIVRSGTQICGAEVVVVGRSNIVGKPIAMMLAQKGVAANATVTIVHTRTKDLAAHCKRADILVVAAGVPGLVKPEWIKPGATVIDVGVNRVGMNEVTGKVILKGDVDFDAAKEIAGKITPVPGGVGPMTIAMLMKNTLKSAQYALGDL, from the coding sequence ATGACCGCAAAAATCATTAGCGGAACTGAGATCAGAAAGAGTATTTTGGCTGAAATAAAGGCCGATGTTGAAAAAATGAAGGCTAAACACGGGAAAGTGCCTTGCCTGGCAACCATTCTTGTGGGGAAAGACCCGGGATCTGTCAGTTATGTCACATTGAAAATAAAAACCGCGTTGTCTGTTGGATTTCATGAAATTCAGGACGATCTGCCCGAAGATATCAGCGAAGCTGATCTGCTGGCTTTGATCGAAAAATACAACAATGATCCCGACATTCACGGCATTCTGGTTCAGTTGCCGCTGCCCATGCATATTGATGAAAAAAAGGTGATTAATGCCATTAATCCGGATAAGGATGTGGATGCATTCCACCCCGTTAATGTGGGCCGTCTGATGATCGGCGGTGATGATGCCAGATTCCTGCCCTGCACCCCGGCCGGTATCCAGGAGATGATTGTCCGTTCCGGCACACAGATATGCGGAGCAGAGGTCGTTGTGGTGGGACGTTCCAATATCGTCGGCAAACCCATCGCCATGATGCTGGCCCAAAAAGGTGTTGCTGCCAATGCCACCGTAACCATTGTTCATACAAGGACCAAAGATCTTGCCGCCCATTGCAAACGTGCTGATATCCTTGTTGTTGCAGCCGGCGTGCCTGGCCTTGTTAAACCCGAATGGATCAAGCCGGGCGCCACTGTCATTGACGTCGGCGTTAACCGTGTGGGCATGAATGAAGTTACAGGAAAAGTGATTCTAAAAGGTGACGTAGACTTTGATGCAGCCAAGGAAATAGCGGGCAAGATCACCCCTGTTCCTGGCGGGGTCGGCCCTATGACGATTGCCATGCTCATGAAAAATACTCTGAAATCCGCTCAGTATGCCCTGGGAGATTTATAA
- a CDS encoding DUF1844 domain-containing protein encodes MKEAQTGKSACKNALPRIDFSSFILSLYSSGLVQLGIVEDPSTGKKTKNLEIAKYTIDMIAMLQEKTSGNLNGDEQNLLKALLSELRIAYVEAKS; translated from the coding sequence ATGAAAGAGGCACAAACCGGTAAATCCGCCTGTAAAAACGCGCTGCCCAGGATAGATTTTTCAAGTTTTATTTTGTCTTTGTATTCATCCGGTCTTGTGCAGCTTGGAATAGTGGAGGATCCATCCACCGGAAAAAAAACAAAAAATCTGGAAATAGCAAAATACACTATTGATATGATTGCAATGCTCCAGGAAAAAACTTCCGGCAACCTGAACGGGGATGAGCAAAACCTGCTTAAAGCCCTGCTCAGTGAGCTGCGAATCGCCTATGTGGAGGCCAAGTCCTGA
- the ispE gene encoding 4-(cytidine 5'-diphospho)-2-C-methyl-D-erythritol kinase — protein MQVRLSPAKINLFLYVTGRRADGYHELFSLMAPLTLADRLGIERSGNGIRAVCSHPDVPEDDTNLACRAAVLFRAAMVDKKGDCVFDHLTIHIEKRIPVCGGLGGGSSNAACVLLALNEYSETPFSKDELMRLGLTLGADVPFFISGGPAFASGVGEKLLPCTQMPRLSVIVVNPGVPASTGDVFKKLEFGLTFIPSCIIKPSSNVLPFGKELDGREFLHNDLERPACSLYPEIGTAKKDMALLLRRNVYMSGSGSSLFALYSDHNMAERDYEQLLQVRSENMKYVFLSRIKLLDG, from the coding sequence ATGCAGGTACGGCTATCTCCTGCTAAGATCAATTTATTTCTTTATGTCACGGGCAGGCGGGCTGACGGTTACCATGAACTGTTCTCCCTGATGGCCCCTTTGACACTGGCCGATCGTTTGGGAATTGAACGGTCAGGCAACGGTATCAGGGCGGTGTGTAGCCATCCGGATGTCCCAGAAGATGATACGAACCTGGCATGCCGGGCCGCAGTCCTTTTCAGGGCTGCAATGGTTGACAAAAAGGGGGATTGTGTTTTTGACCATCTGACCATCCACATTGAAAAAAGGATACCGGTATGTGGGGGGCTTGGGGGGGGCAGTTCAAATGCCGCATGTGTGCTGCTGGCCTTGAATGAATATAGCGAAACCCCGTTTTCCAAGGATGAACTGATGCGTTTGGGCCTCACCCTGGGGGCAGATGTTCCTTTTTTTATTTCCGGGGGGCCTGCTTTTGCCTCCGGCGTAGGCGAAAAACTTTTGCCCTGCACGCAAATGCCACGCCTGTCTGTGATTGTTGTAAATCCGGGTGTGCCTGCCTCAACAGGAGATGTTTTCAAAAAGTTGGAATTTGGATTGACATTCATCCCTTCATGTATTATAAAACCGAGTTCGAACGTGCTGCCATTCGGAAAAGAGCTTGATGGCAGGGAATTTTTGCATAACGATCTTGAGAGACCGGCATGCAGTTTATACCCTGAGATCGGTACTGCAAAAAAAGATATGGCGTTGCTGCTGCGAAGAAATGTGTATATGTCTGGAAGCGGCTCGTCTCTTTTTGCCCTTTACTCGGATCATAATATGGCCGAAAGGGACTACGAACAGCTCTTGCAGGTCCGGTCGGAAAACATGAAATATGTTTTTCTTTCCAGGATCAAGCTTTTGGATGGCTGA
- a CDS encoding ribose-phosphate diphosphokinase, translating to MNGLSIFAGNSNVPLAERISEYLAKPLGRLKVNRFSDGETQVEIHENVRRREVYVIQSTCKPVNDNLVELLLLIDAFRRSSAARLTAVIPYFGYSRQDKKVAPRVPISAKVVAALLERTGVDRVITMDLHAGQIQGFFNVPVDNLYAAPIIIDDIKTRFSDDIVVVSPDAGGVERARAYAKRLDAGLAIVDKRRSAPNQAKAMAIIGDVKGKIALVIDDMVDTAGTLTEAASVISEKGAKEVHAYCTHPVLSGPAIDRITQSSLSSLVATDTVPLSEEARSCGKIKTLSIAKLVGEAIMRSYRGDSVNSLFV from the coding sequence ATGAACGGCCTGTCCATATTTGCCGGAAACTCCAATGTCCCCCTTGCAGAAAGAATATCGGAATATTTGGCCAAACCTCTGGGGCGATTGAAGGTCAACCGGTTCAGTGACGGGGAAACCCAGGTCGAAATTCATGAAAATGTGCGTCGGCGGGAAGTTTATGTCATTCAATCCACGTGCAAGCCTGTGAACGACAATTTAGTTGAGCTTCTGCTGCTCATTGATGCCTTCAGACGTTCCTCTGCTGCCCGATTGACCGCTGTTATTCCCTATTTCGGATATTCCCGCCAGGACAAGAAAGTTGCTCCCCGGGTGCCCATCAGTGCCAAGGTGGTTGCAGCCTTGCTTGAAAGGACCGGGGTTGACAGGGTCATCACCATGGACCTGCATGCCGGACAGATTCAGGGCTTTTTCAATGTGCCCGTGGATAATCTTTATGCAGCCCCTATAATTATTGATGATATAAAAACCCGTTTTAGTGATGATATCGTTGTAGTTTCTCCGGATGCAGGCGGGGTGGAGCGGGCCAGGGCCTATGCCAAACGCTTGGATGCCGGCCTTGCCATCGTGGATAAACGCCGTAGCGCACCCAATCAGGCCAAGGCCATGGCTATCATCGGAGATGTGAAGGGTAAAATTGCTTTGGTTATTGATGATATGGTGGACACTGCCGGGACCCTGACCGAGGCTGCCAGCGTTATCAGTGAAAAGGGTGCCAAAGAAGTTCATGCATATTGTACACATCCGGTATTGTCAGGCCCGGCTATTGACAGAATAACACAATCATCTTTGAGCTCCCTTGTTGCAACGGATACCGTCCCCTTGTCGGAAGAGGCCCGTTCCTGTGGCAAGATAAAGACGCTTTCCATTGCAAAACTTGTCGGAGAAGCTATTATGCGCAGCTACAGGGGAGATTCTGTAAATTCTTTATTTGTATAA
- a CDS encoding 50S ribosomal protein L25, whose product MELIELSVAKRESTGKGAAKKLRADNAIPGIVYGAKIEPVKVSIDVNTFDKVIRENGTTGLFFDLKVEGEGETGRMVMLKEIQMDPFGLRYQHIDFHEIDMDATVSIVVPVEVQGTSAGVKEGGMVQIIRRDLEVICKPKDTPESIKLDISELEIGDSIHVADIDLGAEIEIPFDTNFTVVTIVPPESGSDDEEGEEKAEVAEAGAE is encoded by the coding sequence ATGGAACTTATAGAATTAAGTGTCGCAAAAAGAGAGAGTACCGGCAAGGGTGCTGCCAAAAAATTACGGGCGGACAACGCTATCCCCGGCATTGTTTATGGCGCGAAAATCGAGCCTGTAAAAGTGTCTATTGACGTTAATACCTTTGATAAGGTGATCCGGGAAAACGGTACCACAGGTCTTTTTTTTGATTTGAAGGTCGAAGGGGAGGGGGAGACGGGCAGAATGGTTATGCTTAAGGAGATTCAGATGGATCCCTTTGGTCTTCGCTATCAGCATATTGATTTCCATGAAATTGATATGGATGCAACAGTGTCCATTGTCGTTCCTGTTGAAGTCCAAGGTACCAGTGCCGGCGTCAAAGAAGGCGGTATGGTCCAGATTATCCGTCGAGATCTTGAAGTGATTTGCAAACCCAAAGATACCCCCGAAAGCATTAAACTTGATATTTCAGAACTTGAGATCGGGGATTCCATCCATGTCGCAGATATTGACCTGGGTGCTGAAATTGAGATTCCGTTTGATACCAATTTTACCGTAGTCACCATTGTTCCGCCTGAGAGTGGTTCGGATGATGAGGAAGGCGAAGAAAAAGCTGAAGTCGCTGAAGCTGGTGCTGAATAG
- the pth gene encoding aminoacyl-tRNA hydrolase, whose translation MADSKRLLAGLGNPGEQYSRTRHNIGFDVVDALADRSGCRLNKEKFNAAYTGVRMGLQEIFLVKPLSYMNRSGIPLQKLADYFKIDIENIIVVHDDMDLPFGKIKIVQGRGHGGHNGIRSIIDAFGQKACVRVRVGIGRPESDRSVTGHVLGKYTPDEQACLDHVLNDACDACLAILEKGVVKAMNFVNSSG comes from the coding sequence ATGGCTGACTCAAAACGATTATTAGCGGGTCTGGGAAATCCTGGAGAACAGTATTCCCGGACCCGTCATAATATCGGCTTTGATGTCGTCGATGCCCTGGCGGATCGGTCCGGGTGCCGTCTGAACAAGGAAAAATTCAATGCCGCCTACACCGGCGTGCGTATGGGGCTCCAGGAGATATTTCTGGTCAAGCCCCTTTCGTATATGAACAGAAGCGGTATTCCCCTCCAGAAGCTGGCAGATTATTTCAAGATCGATATAGAGAATATCATTGTGGTCCACGATGACATGGACCTTCCCTTTGGAAAGATAAAGATTGTGCAGGGTAGGGGCCATGGCGGCCATAACGGCATTCGTTCAATTATTGATGCCTTTGGTCAAAAGGCATGTGTCCGGGTTCGGGTGGGTATTGGCCGCCCCGAAAGCGACAGATCCGTCACCGGACATGTCCTGGGTAAATATACCCCGGACGAACAGGCTTGTCTGGATCATGTTCTTAATGATGCCTGTGACGCCTGCCTCGCTATCCTGGAAAAAGGGGTCGTCAAGGCCATGAATTTCGTTAATTCCTCCGGATAA
- a CDS encoding CarD family transcriptional regulator produces MAKQSGTNKAKENSKSTKKAFSKGDMAVYPAHGVGCIESIETQEINGDTMNFYMMKIVENGMTIMIPTSNVESVGLREVIPETEVPQVYEVMQKKAQASDNQTWNRRYREYMDKIKTGSIYDVAEVFRDLFQLKLEKDLSFGERKLLDTAQNLLVQELSMAKDVDEAYMIKEIENLFN; encoded by the coding sequence ATGGCAAAACAATCTGGGACAAACAAGGCTAAAGAAAATAGCAAGTCAACCAAAAAAGCGTTTTCAAAGGGCGACATGGCCGTCTATCCTGCACACGGCGTCGGCTGTATTGAATCGATCGAAACCCAGGAAATAAATGGGGATACCATGAATTTCTACATGATGAAAATTGTGGAAAACGGTATGACGATCATGATCCCTACATCCAATGTTGAATCCGTGGGTTTGAGGGAAGTGATCCCTGAAACTGAAGTGCCCCAGGTTTATGAGGTTATGCAGAAAAAAGCCCAGGCCAGTGACAACCAGACCTGGAACCGTCGTTACAGAGAATACATGGATAAGATCAAAACCGGGTCCATCTATGATGTGGCCGAGGTATTCAGGGATCTTTTCCAGCTTAAGCTTGAAAAAGATCTTAGTTTTGGCGAAAGAAAACTGCTTGATACTGCCCAGAATCTCCTTGTCCAGGAACTCTCCATGGCCAAAGATGTTGATGAAGCCTACATGATAAAAGAGATTGAAAATCTGTTCAACTAA
- a CDS encoding RluA family pseudouridine synthase — translation MRIQIEISPDQAGVRLDQIVADSQSRISRSRVASLISQGFILVNHACKRPGYKVKPNDLIEGDFPSPDQQDTKNILPESIPLDILYEDEHILMIDKPPGLVVHPGAGNNSGTLVNALLGHHPAFREKDWDRERPGIVHRLDKDTSGLMVIAKKLNALEFLQKEFKQRRVEKHYLALARGENIPESGVIERPIGRHPYHRKRMAVLDENGRYAKTCFSVLKRFSSGCLMDVRLYTGRTHQIRVHFYDQGMPLFGDCIYRERRFRKKDPIVPRQMLHSWTLSFRHPYSGVRLYFEAPMPEDFKTTLLHLSDACLYD, via the coding sequence ATGCGCATACAGATAGAAATTTCACCGGATCAGGCTGGCGTCAGGCTTGACCAGATTGTTGCCGATTCCCAATCCCGGATATCCCGCTCCAGGGTTGCAAGTCTGATCTCCCAGGGCTTTATTCTGGTGAACCACGCGTGTAAACGCCCCGGTTATAAAGTTAAGCCCAATGACCTGATTGAGGGGGATTTCCCATCACCGGATCAACAGGATACAAAAAACATTCTTCCCGAATCCATACCTTTGGACATCCTTTACGAGGATGAGCATATTCTTATGATTGATAAGCCTCCAGGCCTTGTGGTGCATCCCGGGGCGGGGAATAATTCCGGTACCCTGGTTAACGCCTTGCTTGGGCATCACCCGGCTTTTCGCGAAAAAGACTGGGACAGGGAACGGCCGGGTATCGTTCACCGCTTGGACAAAGATACCTCCGGGTTGATGGTTATTGCAAAAAAACTGAACGCCCTTGAATTTCTACAAAAGGAATTTAAGCAAAGGCGAGTCGAAAAGCACTACCTGGCACTGGCAAGGGGAGAAAATATACCGGAATCGGGGGTGATTGAACGCCCCATTGGCCGGCACCCTTACCATCGCAAACGCATGGCCGTCCTGGATGAGAACGGCAGATACGCAAAAACCTGCTTTAGTGTATTAAAACGGTTTAGTTCAGGGTGTCTTATGGATGTTCGTCTATATACCGGTAGAACCCATCAGATTCGCGTTCATTTTTATGACCAGGGTATGCCCCTTTTTGGTGATTGCATTTACCGGGAGCGACGGTTCCGGAAAAAAGATCCTATCGTGCCACGTCAGATGCTTCATTCCTGGACCTTGTCCTTTCGTCACCCTTATTCAGGTGTACGGCTCTATTTTGAAGCCCCTATGCCGGAAGATTTCAAAACCACTTTGCTGCATCTATCCGATGCATGCCTATATGATTGA
- a CDS encoding RNA methyltransferase, whose product MNHLSIILVRPQGPINIGAVCRVMMNFGCTRLRLVSPCSAYKSLEAKKMALSAYHILEQAQIFETLEQALFDVHSAYGTTRRFGKYRKGFLTPATAGTLIEEQKQEHHSALVMGPEDTGLETKDLELCRYFITIPTHEAYPSMNLSHSLAVLLYEVSLNSGAAKNFHDPGVKDPARGEALESMFAHMRKTLLDIDYLDPQNPDHLLRTYRRIFSNAGLSSRDVRIIRGLLSRIDWTESQRRLNQS is encoded by the coding sequence ATGAACCATCTCAGTATTATCCTTGTCCGCCCCCAGGGCCCAATCAACATTGGTGCAGTGTGCCGGGTCATGATGAACTTCGGATGCACCCGGCTGCGTCTTGTCAGCCCCTGCAGTGCTTATAAATCCCTTGAAGCAAAAAAAATGGCCCTATCCGCCTATCATATCCTTGAACAGGCGCAGATATTTGAAACCCTGGAACAGGCGCTTTTTGATGTCCATTCCGCCTACGGCACCACTCGTCGGTTTGGCAAATATAGAAAAGGGTTTTTAACACCGGCCACGGCGGGAACCCTGATCGAAGAGCAGAAACAGGAACATCACAGTGCCCTGGTTATGGGACCGGAGGATACCGGTCTTGAGACAAAGGACCTGGAGCTGTGCCGGTATTTTATCACCATACCCACCCATGAGGCCTACCCGTCCATGAATCTGAGCCACTCCCTGGCAGTGCTGCTTTACGAGGTTTCCCTTAATTCCGGGGCCGCAAAAAATTTCCATGACCCCGGGGTTAAAGATCCTGCCCGGGGAGAAGCACTTGAATCGATGTTTGCGCACATGAGAAAGACACTTTTAGATATTGATTATCTTGATCCCCAAAACCCGGATCATCTGCTGCGGACCTACCGCAGGATATTCTCTAATGCGGGTCTGTCATCCAGGGACGTCAGAATTATCCGGGGACTTTTAAGCCGCATTGACTGGACCGAATCCCAGCGCCGATTAAACCAGTCCTGA
- the dtd gene encoding D-aminoacyl-tRNA deacylase — translation MKAIVQRVKKAHVTVDNTIISSIETGLVVLLGVAHGDNEKDAEYLVDKIINLRIFEDDKGKMNRSLLDVKGELLVVSQFTIMADCRKGRRPSFTDAAPPEPACRLYRFFAQRAVSLGVTVKKGKFQANMDVSLINQGPVTLILESPGN, via the coding sequence ATGAAAGCCATTGTTCAACGGGTTAAAAAAGCTCATGTTACTGTAGACAACACCATTATATCCAGCATTGAAACAGGACTTGTGGTACTTTTGGGCGTGGCCCATGGCGACAACGAAAAGGATGCCGAATACCTGGTGGACAAAATCATCAATTTAAGAATATTTGAAGATGATAAGGGAAAAATGAACCGGTCTCTTCTTGATGTCAAAGGCGAGCTTCTGGTGGTTTCCCAGTTCACGATTATGGCAGACTGCCGCAAGGGACGGCGCCCCTCGTTTACGGATGCAGCCCCGCCCGAGCCTGCATGCCGGCTTTACCGTTTTTTTGCCCAAAGGGCTGTCTCACTGGGCGTTACAGTTAAAAAAGGGAAATTCCAGGCCAATATGGATGTATCATTGATCAACCAGGGGCCTGTCACCCTGATTCTGGAATCCCCCGGAAACTAA
- a CDS encoding histidinol-phosphatase produces MINSELISFHGGHSGQFCCHAQDSLEDLIKAYISKGFKAVGISEHMPPPEHRLIYPDELEQGFSVKDLGDRFSRYFFELERLKKKYKSDILIFKGFETETVTGSPALVRSLIREFNPDYIVGSVHHLNDRCFDYSRQDYEAIAADFNGLDAMYTAYFDAQYKMILDLHPFVVGHFDIIRIYDPDFEARLDKPEIAERIQRNLSVIKELGLVLDYNLRPLAKGKKMPYLTPAILERAKALGIRVVPGDDAHSKEQAGMFVDRAVQSLKDMGFSTNWPRPRCMTPA; encoded by the coding sequence ATGATTAATTCTGAACTCATATCCTTTCATGGCGGACATTCAGGCCAGTTCTGCTGCCATGCCCAGGACAGCCTTGAAGATCTTATAAAAGCCTATATCAGCAAAGGATTTAAAGCAGTGGGCATCAGCGAGCACATGCCCCCGCCCGAACACCGACTCATCTACCCGGATGAACTTGAGCAAGGCTTTTCGGTCAAGGATCTTGGGGACCGGTTTTCAAGATACTTTTTTGAACTGGAACGGCTTAAAAAAAAATATAAGTCAGATATCCTGATATTTAAAGGATTTGAGACCGAAACCGTCACCGGAAGCCCGGCCCTTGTACGGTCCTTGATCCGGGAATTTAATCCCGACTATATTGTGGGCTCGGTCCATCATCTCAATGACAGATGTTTTGATTATTCCAGGCAGGATTATGAGGCCATTGCAGCGGATTTCAACGGTCTTGATGCCATGTATACGGCCTATTTTGACGCCCAGTATAAAATGATCCTGGATCTGCATCCCTTTGTTGTGGGTCATTTTGATATTATACGCATTTATGATCCTGACTTTGAGGCACGGCTTGACAAACCTGAAATTGCTGAACGCATCCAGCGCAACCTTTCTGTGATAAAAGAGTTGGGACTGGTGCTGGATTATAACCTGCGCCCCCTTGCCAAAGGAAAAAAAATGCCATACCTGACCCCGGCAATTCTGGAAAGGGCAAAAGCCTTGGGTATTCGCGTGGTTCCCGGGGACGACGCGCACAGCAAAGAACAGGCAGGCATGTTTGTGGACAGGGCGGTTCAATCCTTAAAAGATATGGGATTTTCCACGAACTGGCCCAGGCCCCGATGCATGACGCCCGCCTAA
- a CDS encoding tRNA-queuosine alpha-mannosyltransferase domain-containing protein — translation MKILFLEPFYGGSHKVVADGFAACSRHQVDILSLAPRFWKWRMRGSALAFIRQIKNLTEYDLVFATDMVDVTDFKALAGPQCPPVVLYFHENQLSYPLEPGEKRDFHLGFTNIISALSAEGVFFNSQFHRDDFFSAAKALIRKMPDLRPGWILDKIRGKTCVLYPGIDFDSRGFVTSERQESSLDRPLVIWNHRWEYDKNPKAFFNVLEGLKRRGIVFYLAVMGEQYGTVPEEFKGIEERFDAELLVYGYQEQVADYRKWLAKGSVVISTAIQENFGISVMEAVAHGCFPLLPNRLSYPELIPEHLKSDVIYRDDADLEARLEHILVQPQVYQERAAALSAHAAGFSWSHMAEKWDEALYQSFIKSAGWVFPVS, via the coding sequence TTGAAAATTTTATTTCTTGAGCCTTTTTACGGCGGGTCCCACAAGGTTGTGGCAGACGGTTTTGCGGCCTGTTCCCGCCATCAGGTGGATATTTTATCCCTTGCCCCCAGATTCTGGAAGTGGCGGATGCGAGGCAGTGCCCTGGCATTTATTCGGCAGATTAAAAATTTGACGGAGTATGATCTTGTTTTTGCCACGGATATGGTGGATGTCACAGATTTTAAAGCCCTGGCAGGCCCACAATGCCCGCCCGTGGTCCTCTATTTCCATGAAAATCAACTCAGCTATCCCCTGGAACCCGGTGAAAAAAGGGATTTTCATTTGGGGTTCACCAATATCATATCTGCCCTGTCTGCGGAAGGGGTGTTTTTTAATTCGCAATTCCACAGGGATGATTTTTTCAGCGCTGCAAAAGCCCTGATTCGTAAAATGCCGGACCTTCGCCCAGGATGGATTCTGGATAAAATCCGGGGTAAAACCTGTGTACTGTATCCGGGTATTGATTTTGACTCCAGGGGCTTTGTTACTTCGGAACGTCAGGAGAGCAGCCTTGACCGACCTCTGGTGATCTGGAATCACCGGTGGGAGTATGATAAAAATCCAAAGGCCTTTTTCAACGTACTGGAAGGCCTTAAGCGTCGGGGTATTGTGTTTTACCTGGCAGTGATGGGTGAACAGTATGGCACTGTTCCCGAAGAGTTTAAAGGCATTGAGGAAAGGTTTGATGCCGAACTTCTTGTTTACGGGTACCAGGAACAGGTGGCGGATTACAGAAAATGGCTGGCCAAAGGCAGTGTTGTGATCAGTACCGCCATCCAGGAAAATTTCGGTATTTCAGTGATGGAGGCCGTGGCCCATGGATGCTTTCCGTTGCTGCCCAATCGTTTGTCATACCCCGAACTGATCCCCGAACATTTAAAATCCGATGTCATTTACCGGGATGATGCCGATCTGGAGGCCAGGCTGGAACATATCCTGGTGCAGCCCCAAGTCTATCAGGAGAGGGCCGCAGCTCTATCGGCCCATGCCGCAGGGTTTTCCTGGTCGCATATGGCGGAAAAATGGGATGAAGCATTATACCAGAGTTTTATAAAGAGCGCTGGATGGGTTTTCCCTGTCAGCTGA